A region of Moorena producens PAL-8-15-08-1 DNA encodes the following proteins:
- a CDS encoding ABC transporter substrate-binding protein: MTNEESLTASNGNTQGNIDSNKDENTEWQLADMVDAIAAEIDRAEDTLSLKSYARGKSMAIKQLKLDIEVKLRRTSDGKILFRTTDPGENSATVIKLDFAQVLESQLQGVRKQLDQPISTRPLTTLTGITEAEIKQLNGIGIYSVNDLEGYTQTAAMVAELSRKTGIADSRIRIWRQLPFLSEVKPAKGLPGSQVVIEGDNFGVRDPNAAVLFQGQPAEILEWSKSRLIVTMPEVTGSGVLFVVIDGQSTNLLSWEAITVDLRVRNIIIIPDQPSAGELITIEADLINQGNSSSDAFEVQWTVDNKPQSIQSHGPLQPNQRSQDSSIRRQLRLEAGSHTIRFTADPNHKHLDLNRANSTFTRKIEVKGLNQLTIADFRDINTLDPLVNINYPSGDINYGPGDVLSLVFRGLGRLDPKTGAFVPDIATRWWWSENKDKNTRIISFQLSENVSFHDGKQLTVADVEFTYQVYKKLNSSPNTRVINIIRDINVVNDRIISFEVLWPFLKEEEPKDDNSDQVDIDKDDSITPIDRDQIQPLERIDQIVEQPSSRAIESDQIESIEIVDQPRPRAIDILESPLPPYIASLMTIGIVPRHAYNQKSFQLKPIGSGPFQVETFQSGKEIVLNAFPNYVKGAPRLDRIVISILGQLDVVTEVVSTQKYSAAVLPYTEKLYSQFNNRKDWTVIPTPLNKPELLHLQSSSLQERLPNDFDTNWNAHLWYFSRGISSRTKVLGAV, translated from the coding sequence ATGACTAATGAGGAATCATTAACAGCCAGCAACGGCAATACACAAGGTAATATAGACAGCAATAAAGACGAAAACACGGAATGGCAGCTAGCGGATATGGTTGATGCGATCGCTGCTGAAATTGACCGTGCTGAAGATACCCTTTCTTTGAAATCTTATGCCCGTGGCAAGTCGATGGCGATTAAACAGCTTAAACTGGACATAGAAGTTAAGCTGCGCCGTACCTCTGACGGGAAAATCTTATTTCGGACTACAGACCCTGGGGAAAATAGCGCTACTGTTATCAAACTGGATTTTGCCCAAGTCCTAGAAAGCCAGTTACAAGGAGTGCGTAAGCAACTTGATCAACCCATCAGCACCAGGCCCCTGACTACCTTAACTGGTATTACCGAAGCTGAAATCAAACAATTAAATGGCATTGGGATTTACTCAGTTAATGACCTTGAAGGCTACACCCAAACAGCGGCAATGGTAGCTGAACTCAGCCGCAAAACTGGAATTGCTGATTCACGGATTCGGATATGGCGACAGCTACCGTTCTTGAGTGAGGTCAAACCAGCAAAAGGACTACCGGGAAGTCAGGTTGTGATTGAAGGAGATAATTTTGGCGTACGCGACCCTAATGCCGCAGTTTTGTTCCAAGGTCAACCAGCAGAGATTCTGGAGTGGAGCAAGTCCCGTTTAATAGTTACCATGCCCGAAGTAACTGGCTCTGGTGTCTTGTTTGTGGTTATCGATGGTCAAAGCACCAATCTGCTGTCTTGGGAAGCAATCACCGTTGATTTACGAGTGCGTAATATTATTATCATACCAGATCAACCATCAGCAGGAGAGCTGATTACCATTGAAGCTGATCTAATCAATCAAGGGAATAGTTCTTCTGATGCCTTCGAGGTACAGTGGACAGTGGATAACAAGCCCCAGTCAATCCAATCCCATGGTCCGTTGCAGCCCAATCAGCGATCGCAAGACAGTAGTATCCGTCGCCAGCTCAGACTCGAAGCTGGTTCCCACACCATCCGCTTCACTGCTGATCCCAACCACAAGCATTTAGACCTCAACCGAGCTAACAGCACCTTTACCAGAAAGATTGAGGTTAAAGGTCTAAACCAACTAACCATTGCTGATTTTCGTGATATCAATACCCTTGACCCATTAGTGAACATCAACTACCCTTCAGGGGATATAAACTACGGTCCAGGGGATGTGTTGAGCCTAGTCTTCCGTGGTTTGGGTCGTCTTGATCCAAAAACAGGGGCTTTTGTGCCGGATATTGCCACTCGTTGGTGGTGGAGTGAAAATAAGGACAAGAATACTCGAATAATTTCTTTCCAGCTGTCTGAAAATGTGAGTTTCCATGACGGAAAACAGCTTACTGTAGCTGATGTGGAGTTTACCTATCAGGTATATAAAAAACTTAACTCAAGCCCAAATACGCGGGTAATAAACATAATCAGAGATATCAATGTCGTTAATGATCGGATAATCAGCTTTGAAGTACTGTGGCCTTTTCTCAAAGAAGAGGAACCCAAAGACGATAATTCTGATCAAGTTGATATTGATAAGGATGATAGCATTACGCCCATTGATCGGGATCAGATTCAGCCCCTAGAGAGGATTGATCAGATTGTTGAGCAACCAAGCTCCCGAGCCATTGAATCTGATCAGATTGAGTCTATCGAAATTGTTGACCAACCACGCCCCCGGGCCATCGACATTCTTGAGTCTCCACTACCACCCTACATTGCCTCTCTGATGACTATCGGTATAGTACCGCGCCACGCTTACAATCAAAAAAGCTTTCAGCTGAAGCCCATTGGCAGTGGACCTTTCCAGGTTGAAACATTCCAATCAGGCAAAGAAATTGTACTGAATGCCTTTCCCAACTATGTAAAAGGTGCGCCACGATTGGATCGTATTGTTATTTCTATCCTAGGGCAGCTTGATGTAGTCACAGAAGTGGTAAGTACTCAAAAGTATAGTGCTGCGGTGCTACCATATACTGAGAAACTCTATAGCCAGTTTAATAACAGAAAAGATTGGACTGTAATCCCAACTCCCCTCAACAAACCTGAGCTACTTCACCTACAATCTTCTAGTCTTCAGGAGCGATTACCCAACGATTTCGATACTAACTGGAATGCCCATCTTTGGTACTTCTCTAGGGGAATAAGTAGTCGGACAAAAGTTTTGGGTGCTGTATAA
- a CDS encoding acyltransferase family protein, with protein MSSLEILPKSSSVNKLVTPRPRLFYLDWLRVIVILNLIPFHVAWMMVFIPGFSNIPQNSVATQLLSLYVALIAPLHMPLLFAISGYSAAIYLQKKSTVSYLQERLQRLILPLISFLILLSPILHYFWPSEIQERNLKNFIFEYIPYFMLTAFNGYGGAPRWKHLWFVGYLFLFTLISLPLFLYLKNVKAHLRVSNVIYYYIGIIIPWLLFSTTFILGCFWTFSPPYNVFGDLAYFSYNLLAFIIGYIICMDKKITDIIDRNLRWWILIWSISTVIIVVIISAGFPIAFSTPTPTLSAQYCVYSLLAGLNTWSWLAAILGLAKKYLSFSNPFLSYMSRSSYMYYILHLVVLVTVGYFTPRPQGVFSEFLVLSILTLALTALCYEFVFKRLAIMRLLFGIKG; from the coding sequence ATGTCTAGTCTTGAAATTTTGCCTAAAAGCTCTAGTGTAAATAAATTAGTGACCCCACGACCACGGCTTTTTTATTTGGATTGGCTAAGAGTCATAGTGATTTTAAATTTAATACCATTTCATGTGGCTTGGATGATGGTGTTTATTCCAGGATTTTCAAATATTCCTCAGAATTCAGTTGCCACTCAGTTGTTAAGTCTCTATGTAGCATTAATTGCGCCACTGCATATGCCTTTACTTTTTGCTATATCGGGATATAGTGCAGCTATTTATTTGCAAAAAAAGAGTACTGTCTCATATCTACAAGAGCGCTTACAAAGACTAATCCTGCCCCTAATAAGTTTTCTTATTTTGTTAAGTCCGATATTGCATTACTTTTGGCCTAGCGAAATACAAGAGCGGAATTTAAAGAATTTTATATTTGAATATATCCCTTATTTTATGCTCACTGCTTTTAATGGGTATGGCGGAGCGCCCAGATGGAAACATCTTTGGTTTGTGGGGTATTTATTTTTATTTACATTAATTTCTTTACCTTTGTTTTTATATTTAAAAAACGTAAAGGCGCATCTTAGAGTAAGCAACGTTATTTATTATTATATTGGTATAATTATACCATGGTTATTATTCTCAACTACATTTATCCTAGGTTGTTTTTGGACTTTTTCACCTCCCTATAACGTGTTTGGAGATTTAGCATATTTTAGCTACAATCTGTTAGCGTTTATAATCGGCTATATTATTTGTATGGATAAAAAAATTACAGATATTATAGATCGTAATTTGCGATGGTGGATATTGATATGGAGCATCAGTACAGTAATTATAGTAGTAATTATAAGTGCTGGTTTTCCTATAGCATTTTCTACACCGACACCGACTTTAAGTGCCCAATATTGTGTTTATTCTCTCTTGGCAGGTTTAAATACTTGGTCTTGGCTGGCTGCCATATTAGGGTTAGCTAAAAAATATTTATCTTTTTCCAATCCTTTTCTATCCTATATGAGTAGAAGCTCTTACATGTACTATATTTTGCACCTTGTAGTCCTAGTTACAGTTGGTTACTTTACACCTAGACCGCAAGGAGTATTCTCTGAGTTCTTAGTACTATCAATTTTAACCTTAGCTTTGACGGCGCTTTGTTACGAATTCGTATTCAAAAGGTTAGCTATAATGCGGTTGCTTTTTGGTATAAAAGGTTGA